One genomic region from Parafrankia irregularis encodes:
- a CDS encoding MMPL family transporter, which translates to MNRLTRHIAAVSARRPRRTVAAWVFAAVLALALASTVGGSFVDDFVAPGSQSEKATDLLEQRFPDAADGSAQAVFAVPAGQRLDHHRAAVTAAVARIAEVDHVTAVASPFAAGTTSPDGRIGYAQITFDVPATDLGPGALTAISDAMRPARDAGVVTELGGDAAFINGEAATSGAEAIGLLAALVVLLLAFGTIVAALIPVALALITVAVGLGSVLLLANVLEVSSAAPTIGAMIGLGVGIDYALFIVARYRENRGAGQDNAAALSAAMATSGTAVVLAGGTVVAAMAALALTGLGFLTSVGLSTALVVVCAVASALTLLPAMLSLLGDRVDAGRVPGRRLHSLPESTVWWRFAHRVARRPWPFLILSVTVLLVLAAPALRLQTGFPDAGDDSPSSSSARRAYDLLAEGFGPGVNAPLLLVADLRSPGVDRGALTALSDRVEADPGIAEVGDPRFSPDGDTAVLSMLPTTAPADDATSETLARVRDLVPGNVAVAGLTAMTDDLDRQLSDTLPIFIAAILAASFLLLMVMFRSIAVPLKAVALNLLSIGGAYGVVVAVFQWGWFGSVFGLEETYQIASPLPTIFFAVLFGLSVDYEVFLLSRIREEYDASGDNVESVARGLAGTGRVITSAALIMTVVFLGFVADPSPLVRMLGLGLATAIVLDATIVRMILVPAIMTLLGRANWWLPRWGGHRAPRPRAGVVEHG; encoded by the coding sequence ATGAATCGGCTCACCCGCCACATCGCAGCAGTGAGCGCACGCAGGCCTCGGCGCACGGTCGCGGCCTGGGTATTCGCCGCCGTCCTCGCCCTCGCCCTGGCCAGCACGGTCGGAGGGTCGTTCGTCGACGACTTCGTCGCTCCCGGCAGCCAGAGCGAGAAGGCGACGGATCTGCTGGAGCAGCGCTTTCCCGACGCCGCCGATGGCAGCGCGCAGGCAGTGTTCGCCGTGCCGGCGGGCCAACGACTCGACCACCACCGTGCGGCCGTCACCGCCGCCGTCGCGCGGATCGCGGAGGTGGATCACGTCACCGCGGTGGCCAGCCCGTTCGCCGCCGGTACCACCTCACCGGACGGCCGGATCGGCTACGCCCAGATCACGTTCGATGTGCCGGCGACCGATCTCGGTCCAGGAGCACTCACCGCGATAAGCGACGCCATGCGGCCGGCGCGCGACGCGGGTGTCGTGACAGAGCTGGGCGGCGACGCCGCGTTCATCAACGGTGAGGCGGCTACGTCAGGTGCGGAGGCAATCGGCCTGCTGGCCGCACTGGTGGTCCTGCTCCTGGCCTTCGGCACGATCGTGGCCGCGCTGATCCCGGTCGCGCTCGCGCTGATCACGGTGGCCGTGGGGCTGGGGAGCGTGCTGCTGCTGGCGAACGTCCTGGAGGTCTCCTCCGCGGCGCCGACGATCGGCGCGATGATCGGTCTTGGCGTCGGCATCGACTACGCCCTGTTCATCGTGGCCCGCTATCGGGAGAACCGTGGCGCCGGCCAGGACAACGCCGCCGCGCTCTCCGCGGCGATGGCGACCTCAGGCACCGCCGTCGTGCTGGCCGGTGGGACGGTCGTCGCCGCGATGGCGGCCCTCGCACTGACCGGTCTGGGCTTCCTGACCTCGGTCGGTCTGAGCACGGCGCTGGTGGTGGTTTGCGCGGTAGCGAGTGCGCTGACCCTGCTGCCAGCGATGCTTTCGTTGCTCGGTGACCGGGTCGACGCGGGTCGAGTCCCGGGCCGCCGCCTCCACTCGCTGCCTGAGAGCACCGTGTGGTGGCGCTTCGCTCACCGGGTCGCCCGCCGGCCGTGGCCGTTTCTGATCCTCTCGGTAACCGTGCTGCTCGTGCTGGCCGCCCCCGCACTGCGCCTGCAGACGGGCTTCCCGGACGCAGGTGATGACTCGCCCAGCAGCAGTTCCGCCCGCCGGGCCTACGATCTGCTCGCCGAAGGCTTCGGTCCGGGCGTCAACGCACCGTTACTGCTGGTCGCCGACCTGCGCAGCCCAGGTGTGGATCGTGGCGCACTCACCGCGCTGTCCGATCGGGTCGAAGCCGACCCCGGCATCGCGGAGGTCGGTGATCCCCGGTTCTCACCCGACGGCGACACGGCTGTGCTGTCGATGCTGCCCACCACTGCACCCGCGGACGACGCGACCTCGGAGACACTCGCCCGCGTCCGTGATCTCGTCCCGGGCAACGTCGCGGTCGCGGGCCTGACCGCGATGACCGACGACCTCGACCGGCAGCTGAGCGACACTCTTCCGATCTTCATCGCGGCGATTCTGGCGGCGTCGTTCCTTCTGCTGATGGTGATGTTCCGTTCCATCGCGGTGCCACTGAAGGCCGTCGCGTTGAACCTGCTGTCGATCGGTGGCGCGTACGGCGTCGTCGTCGCCGTGTTCCAGTGGGGGTGGTTCGGGAGTGTGTTCGGCCTGGAGGAGACCTACCAGATCGCCTCTCCACTGCCGACGATCTTCTTCGCGGTGCTCTTCGGCCTCTCCGTCGACTACGAGGTGTTCCTCCTCTCCCGGATCCGCGAGGAGTACGACGCCAGCGGCGACAACGTCGAGTCAGTCGCCCGGGGCCTGGCCGGCACCGGGCGCGTGATCACCTCGGCCGCCCTGATCATGACGGTGGTGTTCCTGGGTTTCGTCGCCGACCCGTCGCCGTTGGTGCGGATGCTGGGCCTCGGGCTGGCGACGGCGATCGTGCTCGACGCGACGATCGTCCGCATGATCCTGGTCCCCGCGATCATGACGTTGCTGGGCAGGGCGAACTGGTGGCTGCCCCGCTGGGGTGGCCACCGGGCCCCGCGCCCGCGCGCCGGCGTCGTCGAACACGGCTGA
- a CDS encoding ABC transporter substrate-binding protein — translation MAVTLPLLLATTSACSGSSGAPAAESCVAPGVTADQVKIGFVYPDTGTDAGAFSAARGGVEARVGLANEQGGINGREVSYEWRDDQMSTETNRRVVGELVEDVSIAGLVATSFTMSGSAAYLAERGVPVTGAGTEPVWSQYENMFVFANMSGSVDTWGRYLRNNGGTRALIVIPENVASTAIYADRISLGLRAAGVVPAGIVQFAEASQSPQRVAEAFAATDADVLVSIIDPPVLAGILNALRNAGATLRATLSVPGYNANLLGRYGPALAGVSIMSYVTPLELGGPAAEQYAAAIAHYAPQVGNPEQEFTIRSYIETDMLLRAVAAAGECPDRESVIRALDSMRDYDAGGLIQPTDISGRRSQPQNCLAFVRVNDAGNSFDVVDRRLCGSVLPAQ, via the coding sequence GTGGCGGTCACCCTTCCGCTGCTTCTCGCGACGACGTCCGCCTGTTCGGGGAGCAGCGGTGCACCGGCCGCCGAGAGCTGCGTCGCTCCGGGAGTCACCGCGGACCAGGTGAAGATCGGCTTCGTCTACCCCGACACGGGCACGGATGCCGGTGCGTTCTCCGCGGCGCGCGGCGGGGTGGAGGCGCGGGTCGGGCTGGCCAACGAACAGGGTGGCATCAACGGCCGCGAAGTCAGTTACGAATGGCGCGACGACCAGATGTCGACGGAGACGAACCGCCGTGTCGTCGGCGAGCTCGTCGAGGATGTCAGTATCGCGGGGCTCGTCGCGACCAGCTTCACGATGAGCGGCTCCGCGGCCTATCTGGCCGAGCGGGGCGTCCCGGTGACAGGTGCGGGCACCGAGCCGGTCTGGTCCCAGTACGAGAACATGTTCGTGTTCGCCAACATGAGTGGCTCCGTCGACACCTGGGGGCGGTACCTCAGAAACAACGGGGGCACCCGGGCGCTGATCGTCATCCCGGAGAACGTCGCGTCGACGGCCATCTATGCCGACCGGATTTCGCTCGGCCTACGGGCGGCCGGTGTCGTTCCGGCGGGCATCGTGCAGTTCGCCGAGGCATCACAGAGCCCGCAACGGGTCGCCGAGGCCTTCGCCGCCACCGACGCCGACGTCCTTGTCAGCATCATCGACCCGCCGGTGCTCGCCGGCATTCTCAACGCCCTGCGCAATGCCGGCGCGACGCTGCGCGCGACGCTCTCCGTCCCCGGCTACAACGCGAACCTGCTCGGCCGGTACGGTCCAGCGCTGGCCGGGGTGTCGATCATGAGCTATGTGACGCCGCTGGAGCTGGGTGGGCCCGCCGCGGAGCAGTACGCGGCCGCGATCGCCCACTACGCCCCGCAGGTGGGGAACCCGGAACAGGAGTTCACGATCCGTTCCTACATCGAGACGGACATGCTGCTGCGCGCGGTGGCGGCCGCGGGGGAGTGCCCCGACCGGGAGAGCGTGATCAGGGCGCTCGACAGTATGCGCGACTACGACGCGGGCGGGCTGATCCAGCCCACGGACATCAGCGGTCGCCGCAGCCAACCGCAGAACTGTCTGGCCTTCGTCCGCGTCAACGACGCCGGCAACTCGTTCGACGTGGTGGACCGCAGGCTCTGCGGGAGCGTGCTGCCGGCCCAGTGA
- a CDS encoding TauD/TfdA family dioxygenase — protein MVAGVHIPVLDDVDPGVALTAVIEHGAAFIKRPGTTLFDFREFTEALMVPMVHHATNTIERDPVGADPSTSTVNKGMDAIPLHREGSYAPGCPDLLVLYCERPAAAGGETVLCDGAELLRRLDESTRTYVCDLDLYWSWEATPARWQQTFGVTDVAQARVALARVGSLLRPYERLDGDFQGDVLHGRFRTKAVIPSKSGVPSFCNSLMIYAYREKSDYYARDSFRVALADGSPFPADLLAEIREVAETVSVRVSWEPGNLAVFDNSRFMHGRTGFDDTGRRVLIRMGHLRNQ, from the coding sequence ATGGTCGCCGGTGTTCATATTCCCGTCCTCGACGACGTCGACCCAGGTGTGGCGCTTACGGCTGTCATCGAGCACGGCGCGGCGTTCATCAAAAGGCCAGGAACCACCCTGTTCGACTTCAGGGAGTTCACCGAGGCGCTCATGGTCCCGATGGTTCACCACGCAACCAACACCATCGAACGTGACCCGGTGGGGGCGGATCCAAGCACGTCCACCGTCAACAAGGGTATGGACGCGATTCCGCTGCACCGGGAGGGCTCCTACGCGCCGGGCTGCCCGGACCTGCTCGTCCTCTACTGCGAGCGCCCCGCCGCCGCCGGTGGTGAGACTGTCCTGTGCGACGGGGCGGAACTGCTGCGGCGCCTCGACGAGTCGACCCGTACGTACGTCTGCGACCTGGACCTTTACTGGAGCTGGGAGGCTACGCCGGCACGCTGGCAGCAGACCTTCGGCGTGACCGATGTGGCGCAGGCCCGGGTGGCGCTGGCTCGGGTCGGGAGTTTGCTGCGCCCCTACGAGCGGCTTGACGGCGACTTCCAGGGGGATGTGCTCCATGGCCGGTTCCGCACAAAGGCGGTGATCCCGTCAAAAAGTGGTGTTCCGTCCTTCTGTAACTCGCTGATGATCTATGCCTATCGGGAGAAAAGCGACTATTACGCCAGGGACAGCTTCCGTGTCGCGCTGGCGGACGGGAGCCCATTCCCGGCCGATCTCCTCGCCGAGATCCGCGAGGTCGCGGAGACGGTCTCCGTGCGGGTCTCCTGGGAACCCGGGAACCTCGCGGTCTTCGACAACTCCCGTTTCATGCACGGCCGCACGGGGTTCGATGACACGGGTCGCCGGGTCCTCATCAGGATGGGTCATCTCAGGAACCAGTGA
- a CDS encoding response regulator, translating into MTVRVLIVDDQALVRGGLAMVLRIHSDIDVVAEAGNGLEAMEAAREHRPDVILMDIRMPEMDGLEATSRILAEADWGVRVLILTTFDPDEYVYEALRAGASAFVLKDIPADQLAVAVRTVADGGALIAPSITRRLIGRFTERRPVSSTVARRVERLTDRERDVVVAVARGSSNSEIAKELFIGPATVKSHVSSILTKLGLRDRAQVVVFAYESGLVEAGDHDIGR; encoded by the coding sequence TTGACTGTTCGTGTTCTCATCGTCGACGACCAGGCCCTGGTCCGTGGTGGCCTGGCCATGGTGCTGCGGATCCACAGCGACATCGACGTGGTGGCCGAGGCAGGCAACGGGCTGGAGGCGATGGAGGCCGCCCGGGAGCATCGTCCCGACGTCATCCTCATGGACATCCGGATGCCGGAGATGGATGGCCTGGAAGCCACGTCGAGAATTCTCGCCGAGGCCGACTGGGGCGTGCGGGTACTGATTCTCACCACCTTCGATCCGGACGAGTACGTCTATGAGGCGCTCCGCGCCGGAGCGAGCGCCTTTGTGCTGAAGGACATTCCGGCCGACCAGCTCGCCGTCGCGGTCCGCACCGTCGCCGACGGTGGCGCACTGATCGCGCCGTCGATCACCCGGCGCCTCATCGGCCGGTTCACCGAACGCAGGCCTGTCAGCTCGACGGTCGCGCGCCGCGTGGAACGTCTGACCGACCGCGAACGTGACGTGGTGGTCGCGGTCGCCCGCGGGTCCAGCAATTCGGAGATCGCCAAGGAACTCTTCATCGGGCCCGCGACAGTCAAGTCGCATGTGTCGAGCATCCTCACCAAACTCGGCCTTCGCGACCGCGCCCAGGTCGTGGTCTTCGCCTACGAAAGCGGGCTGGTCGAGGCTGGCGACCACGACATCGGCCGGTGA
- a CDS encoding amidase: MSGPERPVTIPARVLGQRAMRRLAENATPGSLQETARLLRAGELSPRQVLDDCHRRATRANAALNCYVTIGAEQALEQALEQSLSRFRTSAPDERPLLWGIPTSVKDLTPTAGMRTTFASRAFAEHVPPHDAPVVGRMKAAGAAVFAKTSTSEFGILPVTEPELNGVCRNPWDHTLSAGGSSGGAAASVAAGVTAVAHGSDGAGSLRIPASCCGVFAVMPGPGRLPATPRPTLGAGAQDGVVSRTVADAIYWLTALGALDLDEVALAVSEDPWPADDHRIVLTNVPPVDCEVDPACTAAAVAAANLLAGEGCRVEEAAPDWSADAVLDDLMLVRSTVPVAYGDPRPELLDATTRAGIELAGRTSALDLHRAIARLGAYTQRASRVLAEGDVLLTPTVARPSVPHGWVTAPAHPADVFRRAAHFAPFAAFANLAGLCAVSLPLIAPVAPGAPGAVAAPGVGGPVPVGVQLMARPRDLAGLLGLALRLERLAPWANRVPPVWVG, encoded by the coding sequence GTGAGCGGGCCTGAGCGCCCCGTGACGATCCCGGCCCGCGTTCTCGGGCAGCGGGCGATGCGGAGACTGGCGGAGAACGCCACCCCCGGCAGCCTCCAGGAGACCGCCCGGCTGCTGCGCGCGGGGGAACTCTCCCCGCGGCAGGTCCTCGACGACTGCCACCGGCGCGCGACCCGGGCGAACGCCGCGCTGAACTGCTACGTCACCATCGGCGCGGAGCAGGCCCTGGAACAGGCACTCGAGCAGTCGCTTTCCCGCTTCCGCACCAGCGCGCCGGACGAGCGGCCCCTGCTGTGGGGAATCCCGACGTCCGTCAAGGACCTGACCCCCACCGCGGGAATGCGCACGACCTTCGCGTCCCGTGCGTTCGCGGAGCACGTACCGCCGCACGACGCGCCGGTGGTCGGACGGATGAAGGCCGCCGGCGCGGCCGTGTTCGCGAAGACGAGTACGTCCGAGTTCGGCATCCTCCCGGTCACCGAGCCCGAGCTGAACGGTGTCTGCCGAAATCCCTGGGATCACACGCTCAGCGCCGGCGGATCGAGCGGAGGCGCCGCCGCGAGTGTCGCGGCCGGGGTCACCGCTGTCGCGCACGGAAGCGACGGGGCTGGGTCGTTGCGCATCCCCGCCTCGTGCTGCGGGGTCTTCGCGGTCATGCCGGGGCCGGGCCGCCTCCCCGCGACCCCGCGCCCGACTCTGGGCGCGGGCGCCCAGGACGGTGTCGTCAGCCGCACGGTCGCGGACGCGATCTACTGGCTGACCGCGCTGGGTGCGCTCGACCTCGACGAGGTGGCCCTGGCCGTGTCCGAGGATCCGTGGCCGGCGGACGACCACCGGATCGTGCTGACGAACGTCCCGCCGGTCGACTGCGAGGTCGACCCGGCATGCACCGCCGCCGCGGTGGCGGCCGCGAACCTGTTGGCAGGGGAGGGGTGCCGCGTCGAGGAGGCGGCACCGGACTGGTCGGCCGACGCGGTTCTCGACGATCTGATGCTGGTGCGCAGCACGGTTCCGGTGGCGTACGGGGATCCTCGGCCCGAACTGCTGGACGCGACGACGCGGGCGGGCATCGAGCTCGCCGGCCGGACCAGCGCGCTCGACCTGCACCGGGCCATCGCACGGCTCGGCGCGTACACCCAGCGGGCCAGCCGCGTGCTCGCCGAAGGCGACGTCCTGCTGACCCCGACGGTCGCGAGGCCGTCGGTCCCGCACGGCTGGGTCACCGCCCCCGCACATCCGGCGGACGTCTTCCGGCGCGCCGCGCACTTCGCGCCGTTCGCCGCGTTCGCCAACCTCGCGGGCCTGTGCGCGGTCTCGCTACCGCTGATCGCGCCGGTCGCGCCGGGTGCGCCGGGTGCTGTGGCTGCACCGGGCGTCGGTGGACCCGTTCCGGTCGGGGTCCAGCTCATGGCACGGCCCCGAGACCTGGCGGGCCTGCTCGGGCTGGCCCTGCGGCTGGAACGGCTCGCCCCCTGGGCGAACCGCGTGCCGCCCGTCTGGGTCGGCTGA
- a CDS encoding sensor histidine kinase, whose amino-acid sequence MPITPTPHEDVPRRFRGPFARWPRAADTVLVLALYFMAAFMADGPGDAITIRPLGDVPILVLLVCAVASPALFWRRRAPLRVLGLTLVCWAALVGSDTQLGCVSIIALYAAGRYSSADWQGAVGVVVATGLVGLDGLDDPGPWWQEPAFGGLFMAGAWYAGRRIQLRRARTVERRREHAAENRRIVMEERARIARELHDVVAHRVSLMTVQASGARAVAAQDPQAALHAMTAVEEAGRQALDELRHLLGVLRPETGHDGLGPQPSLAELPRLIEQLRGAGVVVQLAMDLPSAELSARTDLFAYRIIQEALTNVLKHAGPGTRAEVSLRTGRNGMVIEVRDDGRGSTVAPRSDADGDHPGGHGLVGMRERALLLGGSLDAGPRVGGGFQVAAHLPFGGKPG is encoded by the coding sequence ATGCCGATTACCCCGACGCCGCATGAGGACGTCCCGCGGAGGTTCCGAGGGCCCTTCGCCCGCTGGCCGCGCGCCGCCGACACCGTGCTCGTCCTCGCGCTCTACTTCATGGCCGCTTTCATGGCCGACGGGCCTGGAGACGCGATAACGATCCGCCCGCTCGGCGATGTCCCGATCCTCGTCCTGCTGGTCTGCGCGGTGGCCAGTCCGGCCCTGTTCTGGCGCCGGCGCGCGCCGCTGCGTGTGCTCGGCCTGACGTTGGTCTGCTGGGCCGCGCTGGTCGGCAGCGACACCCAGCTGGGCTGCGTGTCGATCATCGCGCTGTACGCCGCGGGGCGGTACAGCTCGGCGGACTGGCAGGGCGCTGTCGGAGTTGTCGTCGCGACCGGCCTGGTCGGTCTCGATGGCCTCGACGATCCGGGCCCGTGGTGGCAGGAGCCCGCGTTCGGCGGCCTCTTCATGGCCGGGGCGTGGTATGCCGGGCGCCGCATCCAGCTGCGCCGTGCCCGCACCGTCGAGCGCCGCCGCGAGCACGCGGCGGAGAACCGGCGGATCGTCATGGAGGAGCGGGCCCGCATCGCGCGGGAGCTCCACGACGTCGTCGCCCACCGGGTGAGCCTCATGACCGTGCAGGCGAGCGGAGCCCGGGCTGTCGCGGCGCAGGACCCACAGGCCGCGCTGCACGCGATGACAGCGGTCGAGGAGGCGGGGCGCCAGGCCCTCGACGAGCTTCGCCATCTTCTCGGCGTCCTGCGTCCCGAGACAGGCCATGACGGCCTGGGCCCCCAACCCAGCCTCGCGGAGCTCCCCCGGCTGATCGAGCAGCTGCGCGGAGCCGGTGTGGTCGTGCAACTGGCGATGGACCTGCCGTCAGCGGAGCTCTCTGCCCGGACGGATCTGTTCGCCTACCGCATCATCCAGGAGGCGCTGACCAACGTCCTCAAGCACGCCGGCCCTGGAACCCGGGCTGAGGTGAGTCTGCGTACCGGGCGCAACGGCATGGTCATCGAGGTCCGCGATGATGGTCGCGGCAGCACCGTCGCCCCCAGGTCAGACGCCGATGGCGACCATCCGGGAGGCCACGGCCTCGTCGGGATGCGGGAGCGGGCTCTGCTGCTGGGCGGGAGCCTGGACGCAGGACCTCGCGTGGGCGGCGGGTTCCAGGTCGCTGCCCACCTGCCTTTCGGAGGGAAACCGGGTTGA
- a CDS encoding MmcQ/YjbR family DNA-binding protein, which translates to MADADDVRRLAMSLPHVVEIDSDGFDFRVADKGFVWSYPERVPGKPRVIRTDIAVLFVGDEAEKQALLLGEPDRFFTAPGYDGWPVLMVRLAKVTAERLAELVTDAWRMRAPEELVSDLDEASLGQAR; encoded by the coding sequence GTGGCTGATGCCGACGATGTGCGGCGCCTCGCGATGAGCCTGCCGCATGTCGTGGAGATCGACAGCGACGGTTTCGACTTCCGGGTCGCGGACAAGGGATTCGTCTGGTCCTACCCGGAACGTGTGCCGGGGAAGCCGCGGGTGATCCGAACTGACATCGCCGTGCTCTTCGTGGGCGACGAGGCGGAGAAGCAGGCGCTTCTGCTCGGCGAACCGGACCGCTTCTTCACCGCGCCCGGTTACGACGGCTGGCCGGTGCTGATGGTGCGCCTGGCGAAGGTGACGGCCGAGCGGCTGGCGGAGCTGGTGACCGACGCCTGGCGGATGCGCGCACCCGAGGAGCTGGTGAGCGACCTGGACGAGGCGAGTCTCGGGCAGGCCCGCTGA
- a CDS encoding peroxiredoxin has protein sequence MGLRLGDIAPDFTATTTDGEISFHDWKQGSWAVLFSHPADFTPVCTTELGRTAALHGEFDKRNTKAIALSVDSVEDHRGWAPDIAEVSGTALNFPIIADPNRAVAELYDMIHPGEGDTSTVRSVFIIDPNNKIRLTLTYPKSVGRNFDEIIRIIDALQATDKNPISTPVDWKPGDRVIVAPTLSTEDAKGKFSNVEEVKPYLRYADAP, from the coding sequence ATGGGCCTCCGCCTGGGCGACATCGCGCCCGATTTCACCGCCACGACCACCGATGGCGAGATCTCGTTCCACGACTGGAAGCAGGGCTCGTGGGCGGTGCTGTTCAGCCACCCGGCCGACTTCACCCCCGTGTGCACCACCGAGCTCGGGCGTACCGCGGCTCTGCATGGTGAGTTCGACAAGCGCAACACGAAGGCGATCGCGCTGTCGGTCGACTCGGTCGAGGACCACCGCGGCTGGGCACCCGACATCGCCGAGGTGAGCGGGACGGCGCTGAACTTCCCGATCATCGCGGACCCGAACCGTGCCGTCGCCGAGCTGTACGACATGATCCACCCCGGCGAGGGTGACACGTCCACCGTTCGTTCGGTCTTCATCATCGACCCGAACAACAAGATCCGTCTGACTCTCACCTACCCCAAGTCGGTGGGGCGCAACTTCGACGAGATCATTCGGATCATCGACGCGCTGCAGGCGACCGACAAGAACCCGATCTCCACGCCGGTCGACTGGAAGCCCGGCGACCGGGTGATCGTCGCGCCGACGCTGTCGACCGAGGACGCCAAGGGCAAGTTCAGCAACGTCGAAGAGGTCAAGCCCTACCTCCGGTACGCCGACGCTCCCTGA
- a CDS encoding SDR family oxidoreductase — protein sequence MGVLDGRTALVTGASRGIGRAIARRLAADGAVVAVHFGSSEAAAKQTVEMIIASGGRAFPVHATLGAPGDAAALWAAFDAGLAAAGLDPGVDVIVNNAGIGRSEDIRNVTPAEFDQLFAVNVRAPFFIVQHGLVRLRDGGRIINISSGVTRIATPDILAYAMTKGALDTFSLALAKDLGVRGITVNSVNPGIIDTDVNADWLRGDEQAPAARSAASLSVFGRVGQPQDVADVVAFVASPDARWVTGQTIDTTGGSAL from the coding sequence ATGGGTGTGCTTGACGGCAGGACGGCGCTGGTCACCGGGGCCAGCCGTGGCATCGGTCGGGCGATTGCGCGGCGGCTCGCCGCGGACGGGGCGGTCGTGGCCGTCCACTTCGGCAGCAGTGAGGCCGCGGCGAAGCAGACCGTTGAAATGATCATCGCTTCCGGTGGTCGCGCGTTTCCGGTGCACGCAACGCTGGGCGCGCCCGGCGACGCGGCGGCGCTCTGGGCCGCCTTCGACGCGGGGCTCGCGGCAGCCGGCCTCGACCCCGGGGTCGACGTCATCGTGAACAACGCGGGCATCGGCCGGTCGGAGGACATCAGGAACGTCACGCCGGCGGAGTTCGACCAGCTGTTCGCGGTGAATGTGCGGGCACCGTTCTTCATCGTGCAGCACGGCCTGGTCCGGCTGCGTGACGGCGGGAGGATCATCAACATCTCCTCGGGCGTCACCCGCATCGCCACCCCGGACATCCTGGCCTACGCCATGACCAAGGGCGCGCTCGACACGTTCAGCCTCGCGCTGGCCAAGGATCTCGGCGTGCGCGGCATCACCGTGAACTCGGTGAACCCCGGCATCATCGACACCGATGTGAACGCCGACTGGCTGCGCGGCGACGAGCAGGCCCCCGCGGCGCGGTCCGCCGCCTCCCTCTCGGTCTTCGGCCGGGTGGGTCAGCCGCAGGACGTCGCTGATGTGGTCGCCTTTGTGGCCTCTCCTGACGCCCGCTGGGTCACCGGCCAGACCATCGACACCACCGGCGGCTCGGCACTGTAG